The following are encoded in a window of Arthrobacter sp. NicSoilB4 genomic DNA:
- the dnaN gene encoding DNA polymerase III subunit beta, producing the protein MKFRVERDVLAEAVTWTARSLSPRPPVPVLSGLLLKAEAGTVSLSSFDYETSARLEIPADITTEGTILVSGRLLADICRSLPSAPVDIETDGNKVTLTCRRSSFHLATMPEAEYPPLPALPPISGTVQGDSFAQAVSQVIIAASKDDTLPILTGVRMEIEDDLITLLATDRYRLAMREVPWKPVTPGISTSALVKAKTLNEVAKTLGGSGDINLALADDDSRLIGFESGGRTTTSLLVDGEYPKIRSLFPESTPIHATVQTSELVEAVRRVSLVAERNTPVRLAFTQGQLHLDAGTGEDAQASEELEAQLTGEDITVAFNPHYLIEGLSVIETKFVRFSFTSAPKPAMITAQNDADGEDQGDYRYLVMPVRLPN; encoded by the coding sequence GTGAAGTTCAGAGTCGAACGGGACGTCCTGGCAGAAGCCGTGACCTGGACCGCCCGGTCGTTGTCTCCGCGGCCGCCAGTACCAGTACTTTCCGGCCTGCTCCTCAAGGCTGAAGCCGGTACCGTCAGCCTCTCGAGCTTCGACTACGAGACCTCCGCCAGGCTCGAAATCCCTGCTGACATCACCACCGAAGGCACGATCCTGGTCTCAGGACGCCTGCTGGCTGACATCTGCCGCAGTCTGCCCTCCGCACCGGTCGACATCGAGACCGACGGCAACAAAGTCACCCTCACCTGCCGTCGAAGCAGCTTCCACCTGGCCACCATGCCGGAAGCCGAATACCCGCCGCTGCCCGCCCTGCCCCCCATCAGTGGCACTGTCCAGGGCGATTCCTTCGCCCAGGCGGTCTCCCAGGTGATCATCGCGGCGAGCAAGGACGACACCCTGCCCATCCTCACCGGCGTGCGGATGGAAATCGAGGACGACCTCATCACCCTGCTGGCCACCGACCGCTACCGTCTGGCGATGCGCGAAGTCCCCTGGAAGCCGGTCACCCCCGGCATCTCCACCAGCGCACTGGTCAAAGCCAAAACGCTCAACGAGGTTGCCAAGACCCTGGGCGGCAGCGGGGACATCAACCTTGCCCTCGCCGACGACGACAGCCGTCTCATCGGCTTCGAAAGCGGCGGCCGCACCACGACATCGCTCCTGGTCGACGGCGAGTACCCCAAGATCCGCTCGCTTTTCCCCGAGTCCACGCCGATCCACGCGACCGTGCAGACCTCGGAACTCGTCGAGGCAGTACGCCGCGTCTCGCTTGTGGCCGAACGCAACACCCCGGTCCGGCTCGCTTTCACCCAGGGCCAGCTGCACCTCGACGCCGGCACCGGCGAAGATGCCCAGGCCTCGGAAGAGCTCGAGGCGCAGCTCACCGGCGAGGACATCACCGTCGCCTTCAATCCGCACTACCTGATCGAGGGCCTCAGCGTCATCGAGACGAAGTTCGTGCGGTTCTCGTTCACCAGTGCGCCGAAACCGGCCATGATCACGGCACAGAACGACGCCGACGGCGAGGACCAGGGCGACTACCGCTACCTGGTCATGCCGGTCCGGCTGCCCAACTAG
- the gnd gene encoding phosphogluconate dehydrogenase (NAD(+)-dependent, decarboxylating), whose translation MHIGLIGLGKMGFNMRERLRKGGVEVTGFDRNPDITDVASVDELIAAVPAPRLIWVMVPSGDITDAVITELGTKLDAGDLVIDGGNSRFTEDQKHGAALAEKDIRFADCGVSGGVWGLQNGYGLMAGGDAADIERAMPVFDALRPEGDRADSFVHVGGIGAGHYAKMVHNGIEYGLMQAYAEGYELLAAKDIVTDLPGTFRAWQKGTVVRSWLLDLMVKALDEDPGLESIDDYVEDSGEGRWTVEEAIANAVPAPAITAALFARFSSREDNSPAMKMVSALRHQFGGHATRPAK comes from the coding sequence GTGCACATCGGACTGATCGGCCTTGGAAAAATGGGTTTCAACATGCGCGAACGGCTGCGCAAGGGTGGAGTCGAAGTCACCGGGTTTGACCGCAACCCGGACATCACCGACGTCGCGAGCGTGGACGAGCTGATCGCCGCCGTGCCGGCGCCGCGTCTGATCTGGGTGATGGTCCCCTCCGGCGACATCACCGACGCGGTTATCACCGAACTCGGCACCAAGCTCGACGCCGGCGACCTCGTGATTGACGGCGGCAACTCCCGCTTCACCGAGGACCAGAAACACGGCGCCGCCTTGGCTGAAAAGGACATCCGTTTCGCTGACTGTGGTGTTTCCGGCGGGGTCTGGGGCCTGCAGAACGGCTATGGCCTGATGGCCGGCGGGGATGCCGCCGACATTGAACGCGCCATGCCCGTCTTCGACGCGCTCCGTCCCGAGGGCGACCGCGCGGACAGCTTCGTCCACGTCGGCGGGATCGGTGCGGGGCACTACGCCAAGATGGTCCACAACGGCATCGAGTACGGACTCATGCAGGCCTATGCCGAAGGCTATGAACTCCTGGCCGCCAAGGACATCGTCACCGATCTCCCCGGCACCTTCCGCGCCTGGCAGAAGGGGACCGTCGTCCGGTCCTGGCTCCTGGACCTTATGGTCAAGGCCCTGGACGAGGATCCGGGACTGGAGTCGATCGACGACTACGTCGAGGACTCCGGCGAGGGCCGCTGGACCGTCGAAGAGGCCATCGCCAACGCCGTGCCCGCCCCGGCCATCACGGCGGCACTTTTTGCCCGCTTCTCCTCCCGCGAGGACAACTCCCCGGCGATGAAGATGGTCTCCGCGCTGCGCCACCAGTTCGGCGGGCATGCGACCCGGCCGGCCAAATAG
- the recF gene encoding DNA replication/repair protein RecF yields MYLEQLSLTDFRSYAQVELSFEPGVTVLVGSNGIGKTNLMEAIGYLATLSSHRVSSDAPLLRFGTERALVRAKLVRGGQPTVLELEINSSRANRARINRSNPVRARDILGICQTVLFAPEDLALVKGDPSSRRRFLDELLVSLIPRHAATRSDYDRVLKQRNALLKSARAGKFTSGHEATLDVWDQHMARAGAELLHARLELVERLRPHLNSAYAQLTDGSKEAGAIYRSTLQGALEDDGAAPASASAPASAQADGPAEDLRGLSVDELTERYVQAFALSRRKELERGISLVGPHRDELELILGTAPAKGYASHGETWSMCLSLRLASYYVMLDDARTGGSAPILILDDVFAELDVQRRRKLAAIVSGAEQVLVTAAVEDDIPVELAGRRVKVIPGGIDEESMSGKIDE; encoded by the coding sequence GTGTACCTAGAACAACTTTCGCTCACAGATTTCCGCAGTTATGCCCAGGTGGAACTGAGTTTCGAGCCTGGCGTCACCGTGCTGGTAGGTTCAAACGGCATCGGCAAGACCAACCTGATGGAAGCCATTGGCTACCTGGCCACACTGAGCTCCCACCGGGTCAGCTCCGATGCCCCGCTGCTGCGCTTCGGCACCGAACGTGCCCTGGTCCGCGCCAAACTGGTCCGCGGCGGGCAGCCCACGGTGCTCGAACTCGAGATCAACAGCTCGCGCGCCAACCGCGCCCGGATCAACCGCAGTAATCCGGTCCGCGCGAGGGACATCCTTGGCATCTGCCAGACCGTACTGTTCGCCCCCGAGGACCTCGCCCTGGTCAAGGGCGATCCGTCCAGCCGGCGACGTTTCCTCGACGAGCTCCTGGTCAGCCTCATCCCGCGGCATGCTGCCACCCGCAGCGACTACGACCGGGTGCTCAAACAGCGCAATGCGCTGCTGAAATCCGCGCGCGCCGGCAAATTCACGAGCGGGCACGAGGCCACCCTGGACGTCTGGGACCAGCACATGGCGCGGGCCGGGGCCGAGCTGCTGCATGCACGGCTCGAACTGGTGGAACGGCTCCGCCCGCACCTCAACAGCGCGTACGCGCAGCTCACTGACGGGTCTAAGGAAGCGGGCGCCATCTACAGGTCCACGCTGCAGGGGGCGTTGGAGGACGACGGCGCCGCGCCGGCTTCCGCTTCTGCTCCCGCATCAGCTCAGGCCGACGGGCCGGCCGAGGACCTGCGTGGGCTCTCCGTTGATGAACTCACGGAGCGCTACGTCCAGGCCTTCGCATTGTCGCGCCGCAAGGAACTGGAACGCGGAATTTCCCTCGTTGGCCCACACCGCGACGAACTGGAGCTCATCCTCGGCACGGCGCCCGCGAAAGGCTACGCCTCGCACGGTGAAACCTGGTCCATGTGTTTGTCGCTGCGCCTGGCCTCGTACTACGTGATGCTCGATGATGCCCGCACGGGAGGGTCCGCCCCCATCCTGATCCTGGACGACGTCTTTGCCGAGCTTGACGTCCAGCGGCGGCGTAAACTGGCGGCAATAGTATCCGGCGCCGAGCAGGTGCTCGTGACTGCCGCCGTCGAGGATGATATTCCGGTGGAGCTGGCCGGCCGGCGGGTGAAAGTCATCCCCGGAGGGATCGACGAGGAATCGATGAGCGGGAAGATCGATGAATAA
- a CDS encoding DciA family protein, producing the protein MNKDTDGGLQPGRDPDDIDAAQSALNRMREAAAARGEIRRKAPPRPGATPQKPGRSTGSTRGFGQFHGTGRDPMGLGKVVGRLVAERGWSSPVAVGSVMAEWATLVGPEISAHCTPESFTDTTLHVRCDSTAWATQLRLLSISLLEKFRTELGDGVVTKIQVLGPAAPSWRKGGRTVNGRGPRDTYG; encoded by the coding sequence ATGAATAAGGATACCGACGGCGGCCTGCAACCGGGCCGCGATCCCGATGACATCGATGCTGCCCAGTCGGCGCTGAACAGAATGCGCGAAGCGGCAGCGGCCCGAGGCGAAATCCGGCGCAAGGCCCCGCCGCGCCCCGGCGCAACCCCGCAGAAGCCTGGCCGGAGTACCGGCAGCACGCGCGGTTTCGGACAATTCCACGGCACCGGCCGTGACCCGATGGGTCTCGGTAAGGTGGTTGGCCGCCTCGTAGCCGAGCGCGGCTGGAGCTCTCCTGTGGCAGTCGGCTCGGTGATGGCCGAGTGGGCAACACTTGTTGGACCGGAGATCTCCGCACACTGCACGCCGGAAAGTTTTACGGACACCACCCTCCACGTCCGCTGTGATTCCACCGCCTGGGCCACTCAGCTCCGCCTGCTCAGCATCAGCCTGCTGGAGAAATTCCGCACCGAACTCGGCGACGGTGTCGTGACCAAGATCCAGGTCCTCGGGCCTGCGGCGCCCAGCTGGCGCAAGGGTGGCCGGACCGTCAACGGGCGTGGACCCAGGGATACTTACGGATAA
- the gyrB gene encoding DNA topoisomerase (ATP-hydrolyzing) subunit B, translating into MANDNAEIPAVEPVVAGAADTPPEAATPHGYGASDITVLEGLEAVRKRPGMYIGSTGPRGLHHLVYEVVDNSVDEALAGYCTHIEIVLQADGGVKVVDNGRGIPVDMHPTEHKPTVEVVMTILHAGGKFGGGGYAVSGGLHGVGISVVNALSSRVDTEVRRQGHVWRMSFADGGKPQGGLVKGEETDETGTTQTFYPDAGIFEVTDFDFETLRARFQQMAFLNKGLRITLTDERRAAEEPSEDGDLDLDVVPTEGEVPAEFHTVVYQYDNGLLDYVQHLNSGKKVDVVHEDVIAFETEDTERHIALEMAMQWTNAYSESVHTYANTINTHEGGTHEEGFRAAMTSLINRYAREKSIIKEKDDNLTGDDIREGLTAVISVKLAEPQFEGQTKTKLGNSEVKGFVQRVVTDGLGDWLERNPGPARDVIRKAISAAQARMAARKARDNARRKSPLESFGMPGKLSDCSSKNPEKCEVYIVEGDSAGGSAKRGRNPETQAILPLRGKILNVERARLDKALGNAEVQSMITAFGTGIGEDFDLSKLRYHKIVLMADADVDGQHITTLLMTLLFRYMRPLIENGYVYLAQPPLYRIKWSNAPHDYVYSDRERDARLLSGQAAGRRIPKDNGIQRYKGLGEMDYTELWDTTMDPDHRTLLQVTMDDALAADQTFSTLMGEDVESRRNFIQQNAKDVRFLDI; encoded by the coding sequence GTGGCTAACGACAATGCAGAGATCCCGGCAGTGGAACCAGTAGTGGCTGGAGCGGCGGACACCCCGCCGGAAGCCGCAACTCCCCACGGCTACGGCGCCAGCGACATCACGGTGCTCGAAGGGCTGGAAGCTGTCCGGAAACGTCCCGGCATGTACATCGGCTCCACGGGACCGCGCGGTTTGCACCACCTGGTCTACGAGGTGGTGGACAACTCGGTCGATGAAGCCCTGGCCGGGTACTGCACCCACATCGAAATCGTTTTGCAGGCCGACGGCGGAGTCAAGGTGGTCGACAACGGCCGCGGCATCCCGGTTGACATGCACCCGACGGAGCACAAGCCCACCGTGGAGGTCGTGATGACCATCCTGCACGCGGGCGGCAAATTCGGCGGCGGCGGCTATGCCGTGTCCGGCGGCCTGCACGGTGTGGGTATCTCCGTGGTCAACGCGCTCTCAAGCCGGGTCGACACCGAGGTCCGCCGGCAGGGCCACGTCTGGCGGATGTCCTTCGCCGACGGCGGCAAGCCGCAGGGAGGCCTCGTCAAGGGTGAGGAGACTGACGAAACCGGCACCACCCAGACGTTCTACCCCGATGCCGGAATCTTCGAAGTCACGGATTTCGATTTCGAAACGCTCCGCGCCCGCTTCCAGCAGATGGCCTTCCTGAACAAGGGACTGCGCATCACGCTCACCGATGAAAGGCGGGCCGCGGAAGAACCGTCCGAGGACGGGGACCTGGACCTCGACGTCGTCCCGACCGAGGGTGAAGTTCCCGCAGAGTTCCACACCGTGGTTTACCAGTACGACAACGGGCTGCTGGACTACGTGCAGCACCTGAACTCCGGCAAGAAGGTTGATGTGGTCCACGAGGACGTCATCGCCTTCGAAACCGAGGACACGGAACGGCACATTGCCCTGGAAATGGCGATGCAGTGGACCAACGCTTACTCCGAGAGCGTCCACACGTATGCCAACACGATCAACACCCACGAGGGTGGTACCCACGAAGAGGGCTTCCGCGCCGCGATGACCTCGCTCATCAACCGCTATGCGCGGGAGAAGAGCATCATCAAGGAAAAGGACGACAACCTCACCGGCGACGACATCCGCGAAGGCCTGACGGCCGTCATCTCGGTCAAACTCGCCGAACCGCAGTTCGAGGGCCAGACCAAGACCAAGCTTGGCAACTCCGAAGTGAAGGGCTTTGTCCAGCGGGTCGTCACGGACGGACTTGGCGACTGGCTCGAACGCAACCCGGGCCCCGCCCGCGACGTAATCCGCAAGGCTATCTCCGCTGCCCAGGCCCGCATGGCCGCGCGGAAGGCCCGCGACAACGCCCGCCGCAAAAGCCCGCTGGAGTCCTTCGGCATGCCAGGCAAACTCTCGGACTGCTCCTCCAAGAACCCGGAAAAGTGCGAGGTCTACATAGTGGAGGGCGACTCCGCCGGCGGTTCCGCCAAGCGCGGCCGCAACCCCGAAACCCAGGCCATTCTCCCGCTGCGCGGCAAGATCCTGAATGTGGAGCGGGCCCGGCTGGACAAGGCGCTGGGCAACGCGGAAGTCCAGTCCATGATTACCGCGTTCGGCACGGGGATCGGCGAGGACTTCGACCTGAGCAAGCTGCGCTATCACAAGATCGTCCTGATGGCCGATGCCGACGTCGACGGCCAGCACATCACCACCTTGCTGATGACCCTGCTGTTCCGCTACATGCGCCCGCTGATCGAAAACGGCTACGTCTACCTCGCGCAGCCGCCGCTGTACCGGATCAAATGGTCCAACGCGCCGCACGACTACGTGTACAGCGACCGGGAACGCGATGCGCGGCTGCTCTCCGGCCAGGCCGCCGGCCGCCGCATCCCCAAGGACAACGGCATCCAGCGCTACAAGGGACTCGGCGAAATGGACTACACCGAGCTCTGGGACACCACCATGGACCCGGACCACCGCACCCTGCTGCAAGTCACCATGGACGACGCTCTGGCCGCGGACCAGACCTTCTCCACCCTGATGGGCGAGGACGTTGAATCGCGCCGAAACTTCATTCAGCAGAACGCCAAGGACGTTCGGTTCCTGGATATCTAG
- the gyrA gene encoding DNA gyrase subunit A, whose translation MSDETPEVPAGPADGEPVIEGTILDTDVLTDRVEQVDLQTEMQRSYLDYAMAVIVGRALPDVRDGLKPVHRRVLYAMFDGGYRPERSFNKCARVVGEVMGQYHPHGDTAIYDALVRLIQDWTMRYPLALGQGNFGSPGNDGAAAPRYTETKMAPLAMEMVRDIDEETVDFQDNYDGKNQEPTILPARFPNLLVNGSSGIAVGMATNIPPHNLREVADGVQWYLANPTVSREELLEELIVRIKGPDFPTGATILGHKGIEDAYRTGRGSITMRAVVNVEELQGRTCLVVTELPYQANPDNLAIKIAELVKDGKISGIADLRDETSGRTGQRLVIVLKRDAVAKVVLNNLYKHTQLQDNFAANMLAIVDGVPRTLSLDAFIRHWVTHQMDVIARRTRYRLRKAEEEAHILRALLKALDALDEVIALIRASTTTQAARDGLMQLLDIDEGQATAILDMQLRRLAALERQKIQDKHAELEVLIAEYNSILASEERQREIISTELGEIVAKHGDDRRTKVLLGFDGDMSIEDLIPEEEMVVTITRGGYVKRTRSDNYRSQQRGGKGIKGAQLRGDDVVEHFFVTTTHHWLLFFTNLGRVYRAKAYELVEAGRDAKGQHVANLLAFQPDEHIAQVLDLRDYQQSPYLVLATKRGLVKKTRLEDYDTNRSAGVIAINLRDGDELVSAQLVSETDDLMLVSRMGQSIRFTATDEALRPMGRATSGVTGMKFREDDELLAADVVTDGSFVFVVTEGGYAKRTAVEEYRLQGRGGLGIKVGKYQEERGHLVGALIVQAEDEVLVVMEGGKVVRSSVAGVPAKGRDTMGVIFAKPDKNDRIIEVARNSERGLETDDVAESEDAVDGAESQPSAADDVTLAEDNGSLKGSAAEESAPAPESDESSGNAELDEDNTGGNA comes from the coding sequence ATGAGTGACGAAACACCAGAAGTTCCGGCCGGACCGGCCGACGGCGAGCCCGTAATTGAGGGCACCATCCTGGACACGGACGTGCTGACCGACCGCGTCGAACAGGTTGACCTGCAGACGGAAATGCAGCGCTCCTACCTCGACTACGCCATGGCCGTCATCGTGGGCCGTGCCCTTCCGGATGTCCGCGACGGTCTCAAGCCAGTCCACCGCCGTGTGCTGTATGCGATGTTCGACGGCGGCTACCGCCCGGAGCGCTCCTTCAACAAGTGCGCCCGTGTGGTCGGCGAAGTCATGGGCCAGTACCACCCGCACGGCGACACCGCCATCTACGATGCCCTGGTCCGCCTGATCCAGGACTGGACCATGCGCTACCCGCTGGCACTGGGCCAGGGCAACTTCGGTTCTCCCGGAAACGACGGCGCCGCAGCCCCGCGGTACACCGAAACGAAGATGGCCCCCCTCGCCATGGAGATGGTCCGCGACATCGACGAGGAAACCGTCGACTTCCAGGACAACTACGACGGCAAGAACCAGGAACCCACCATCCTGCCGGCCCGCTTCCCGAACCTCCTGGTCAACGGCTCCTCCGGCATCGCCGTCGGCATGGCCACCAACATCCCGCCGCACAACCTCCGCGAGGTGGCCGACGGCGTCCAGTGGTACCTGGCCAACCCCACGGTCAGCCGCGAGGAACTGCTCGAAGAGCTGATCGTGCGCATCAAGGGACCCGACTTCCCGACCGGCGCCACCATCCTGGGCCACAAGGGCATCGAGGACGCCTACCGCACCGGCCGCGGCTCCATCACCATGCGCGCCGTCGTCAACGTGGAGGAACTCCAGGGCCGCACGTGCCTCGTGGTCACGGAACTGCCCTACCAGGCCAACCCGGACAACCTGGCGATCAAGATTGCCGAGCTGGTCAAGGACGGCAAGATCTCGGGCATCGCCGACCTCCGCGACGAGACCTCGGGCCGCACCGGCCAGCGCCTGGTGATCGTGCTCAAGCGCGACGCCGTGGCCAAGGTGGTGCTGAACAACCTCTACAAGCACACCCAGCTGCAGGACAACTTCGCCGCGAACATGCTGGCAATCGTCGACGGCGTTCCCCGCACGCTCAGCCTCGATGCCTTTATCCGGCACTGGGTCACACACCAGATGGACGTCATTGCCCGCCGCACCCGGTACCGGCTGCGGAAGGCGGAGGAGGAAGCGCACATCCTGCGGGCCCTTCTCAAGGCGCTGGATGCGCTCGATGAGGTCATTGCCCTGATCCGTGCGTCCACCACCACCCAGGCCGCGCGCGACGGACTCATGCAACTGCTCGACATCGACGAGGGGCAGGCCACGGCCATCCTGGACATGCAGCTGCGCCGCCTCGCAGCCCTGGAGCGCCAGAAGATCCAGGACAAGCATGCCGAACTCGAGGTCCTGATCGCCGAGTACAACTCGATCCTGGCCTCCGAGGAGCGTCAGCGCGAGATCATCAGCACCGAGCTCGGCGAGATCGTCGCCAAGCACGGCGATGACCGCCGCACCAAGGTTCTTTTGGGCTTCGACGGCGACATGTCGATAGAGGATTTGATCCCCGAAGAGGAAATGGTCGTCACGATCACCCGCGGCGGCTACGTCAAGCGCACCCGCAGCGACAACTACCGCTCGCAGCAGCGCGGCGGCAAGGGCATCAAGGGCGCACAGCTGCGCGGCGACGACGTCGTCGAACACTTCTTTGTCACCACCACCCACCACTGGCTGCTGTTCTTCACCAACCTGGGCAGGGTCTACCGTGCCAAGGCGTACGAGCTCGTGGAAGCCGGACGCGACGCCAAGGGCCAGCACGTGGCAAACCTGCTCGCATTCCAGCCGGACGAGCACATCGCACAGGTGCTCGATCTGCGGGACTACCAGCAGTCGCCGTATCTGGTTCTGGCCACCAAGCGCGGCCTGGTCAAGAAGACCCGTCTGGAGGACTACGACACCAACCGCTCCGCGGGAGTCATCGCGATCAACCTGCGCGACGGCGATGAGCTGGTCTCCGCCCAGCTTGTCTCCGAGACGGACGACCTGATGCTCGTCTCCCGCATGGGCCAGTCGATCCGCTTCACCGCCACCGACGAGGCGCTGCGCCCGATGGGCAGGGCCACTTCCGGCGTCACGGGAATGAAGTTCCGTGAGGACGACGAACTGCTGGCGGCCGACGTCGTCACGGACGGATCCTTCGTGTTCGTGGTCACCGAAGGCGGCTATGCCAAGCGCACCGCCGTCGAGGAATACCGCCTCCAGGGCCGTGGCGGCCTCGGCATCAAGGTCGGCAAGTACCAGGAGGAGCGCGGGCACCTCGTGGGCGCGCTGATCGTCCAGGCAGAAGACGAAGTCCTGGTGGTCATGGAAGGCGGCAAGGTGGTCCGTTCCTCCGTGGCCGGAGTGCCGGCCAAGGGCCGCGACACCATGGGTGTCATCTTCGCCAAACCGGACAAGAACGACCGCATCATCGAAGTGGCGCGCAACAGCGAACGGGGCCTGGAAACCGACGACGTTGCCGAAAGCGAAGATGCAGTCGATGGCGCCGAAAGCCAGCCATCGGCGGCGGATGACGTAACGTTGGCTGAAGATAACGGATCCCTCAAGGGGTCCGCAGCGGAAGAATCAGCACCGGCCCCGGAGTCAGATGAGTCATCAGGCAATGCCGAGCTGGACGAAGACAACACCGGAGGTAACGCGTGA
- a CDS encoding DUF3566 domain-containing protein: MSNSDSYPKPNSGVPGGVRQPASAPRVSAPSRPEQRPGVAGGANGSAQRPQVPGQRPAQGRPAVPGQRPSTPGQRPDQNRPGQNTAGLIKPAPKAKVRRARLLVSKVDPWSVLKMAFLLSVALGIVTVVAAIVLWTVLDLTGIFDQVDGLLGTLAGSEGGGFELKKVASLGQVASFATIIAVINVVLLTALSMLSAVLYNISATLVGGIGVTLTDD, translated from the coding sequence GTGAGTAATTCCGACTCATATCCCAAGCCGAACAGCGGCGTTCCCGGCGGGGTGCGGCAGCCTGCCTCCGCCCCGCGGGTCAGCGCCCCGTCCCGCCCCGAACAGCGCCCCGGAGTAGCCGGCGGCGCCAACGGTTCGGCCCAACGGCCCCAGGTGCCGGGGCAGCGTCCCGCACAGGGGCGCCCGGCTGTTCCGGGTCAGCGCCCGTCTACCCCAGGACAACGTCCGGACCAGAACCGTCCGGGCCAGAACACCGCAGGACTGATCAAGCCCGCACCCAAAGCCAAGGTCCGCCGCGCCCGCCTGCTGGTGAGCAAGGTCGACCCCTGGTCCGTGCTGAAGATGGCCTTCCTGCTCTCCGTGGCCCTCGGCATCGTGACCGTCGTGGCCGCAATCGTGCTGTGGACTGTCCTGGACCTGACCGGAATCTTCGATCAGGTTGATGGCCTCCTCGGGACGCTGGCCGGCTCCGAGGGTGGCGGCTTCGAATTGAAGAAGGTCGCCTCGCTGGGGCAGGTGGCATCCTTTGCCACCATCATCGCCGTCATCAACGTTGTTCTGCTGACGGCGCTGTCGATGCTCTCGGCGGTGCTGTACAACATCTCGGCCACCCTCGTGGGCGGCATCGGCGTCACCCTGACGGACGACTAG
- a CDS encoding DLW-39 family protein — protein sequence MKKLLVVAATIAGVLLYKKVQESEARKTVWSESTDTVD from the coding sequence GTGAAGAAGTTGCTCGTTGTTGCAGCTACGATCGCAGGCGTCCTGCTCTACAAGAAAGTGCAGGAATCCGAAGCCCGGAAAACAGTCTGGAGCGAATCAACCGATACGGTTGATTAG
- a CDS encoding cupin domain-containing protein — MASTIRKSLDDPEETRPVKDGMGQVEIVNMDADAVARVTFLPGWKWSLHVKPIAQTDSCKVAHKGYTISGRLKVVMDDGEENEFGPGDFGVIPPGHDAWVVGDEPYVFIDWQGMSDYAKPKE; from the coding sequence ATGGCTTCAACCATCCGCAAGAGCCTGGACGATCCGGAGGAAACCCGCCCCGTCAAAGACGGGATGGGCCAGGTGGAGATTGTGAACATGGACGCCGACGCCGTGGCACGGGTGACGTTCCTGCCGGGCTGGAAGTGGTCCTTGCACGTCAAGCCGATCGCGCAGACAGACAGTTGCAAGGTTGCCCACAAGGGGTACACCATCTCGGGCCGCCTCAAGGTCGTGATGGACGACGGCGAGGAGAACGAGTTCGGCCCGGGTGATTTCGGGGTCATCCCGCCAGGGCACGACGCGTGGGTCGTCGGTGACGAACCGTACGTTTTCATCGATTGGCAGGGCATGAGCGATTACGCCAAGCCCAAGGAATGA
- a CDS encoding DMT family transporter, whose protein sequence is MNFFLAALGVLGVASSGPLIAATLGATSVSALAIAFWRNAIGSVVMAGPVLVRDPRQFGRVTGKEFRWSLAAAVALALHFACFITSLQLTSVAAATALVCLQSGWIAIFQLFRGVRHRWPVLVGLGIAFGGVVAITGFDMGTSSEALLGDLLALAGGALAGIYTMAGGKARQTMGTGVYTTLCYGMCAAVVAVLALFSQQPLAGFEAAGWFGILAITVCAQLVGHTAFNHLLATMSPLLVSMIILLEIPGAALLAAAFLSETLPAGTYAGLAMILVGLAVVVVGQRGSRSVRRGTAPLAELGTD, encoded by the coding sequence GTGAACTTCTTCCTTGCCGCCCTGGGCGTCCTTGGTGTGGCCTCCTCCGGGCCGCTCATAGCCGCTACCCTGGGGGCCACGTCGGTCAGTGCGCTGGCAATCGCCTTTTGGCGCAACGCGATCGGATCGGTCGTCATGGCCGGACCGGTGCTGGTCCGGGATCCCCGCCAGTTCGGCCGCGTCACCGGCAAGGAGTTCCGCTGGTCGCTCGCGGCTGCCGTGGCCCTGGCGCTGCACTTCGCCTGCTTCATCACCTCGCTGCAGCTGACCTCCGTCGCCGCAGCGACTGCCCTCGTCTGCCTGCAGTCCGGCTGGATCGCGATCTTCCAGCTTTTCCGGGGCGTCAGGCACCGCTGGCCGGTCCTGGTCGGGCTGGGCATTGCCTTCGGCGGCGTCGTCGCGATTACCGGGTTCGACATGGGCACCTCTTCGGAGGCGCTGCTGGGTGACCTCCTGGCGCTGGCGGGCGGCGCCCTGGCGGGTATCTACACCATGGCCGGTGGCAAGGCCCGGCAGACCATGGGCACCGGCGTTTACACGACCCTCTGCTATGGGATGTGCGCGGCCGTGGTCGCCGTCCTGGCGCTGTTCTCACAACAGCCGCTTGCGGGCTTCGAGGCCGCCGGCTGGTTTGGCATCCTGGCGATTACGGTTTGCGCCCAGCTGGTCGGGCATACAGCCTTCAACCACCTGCTGGCCACGATGAGTCCGCTGCTGGTGTCCATGATCATCCTGCTGGAGATTCCCGGTGCCGCCCTGCTGGCGGCAGCGTTCCTGTCCGAGACACTGCCCGCCGGAACTTACGCCGGGCTGGCTATGATCCTGGTGGGGCTCGCCGTCGTCGTCGTGGGACAGCGGGGTTCCCGCTCCGTACGGCGCGGTACTGCCCCCCTGGCGGAGCTGGGGACTGACTGA